The sequence below is a genomic window from Pempheris klunzingeri isolate RE-2024b chromosome 12, fPemKlu1.hap1, whole genome shotgun sequence.
tttccaAAAATTAGCCATTTAGGCTACAGATCAGTCCGGGCTTTAACTGTGGAGACACTGTGAGACGTTattgtagattaaaaaaaatttttttgcataaaatgtattttgtatattcTAAAAAAGTGCATCAAAAGTGGTTGTTATAAAGAGAGATGTTTCCTCAGGATGcagtcaaaaataaaagaatcctACATTCAGAAATCACTTAAAATTtgcataaaatataaaaaaaaatttaagtaagaataagaaaaataataaataatagaataagAATTACTCAACAGTAAAATGGACAGTTTGCTGCAACACCAAAGCAGTGAGATGAAGATACATGCCACAGACctcacactgaacacacacacacacacacacacacacacggccatgagagagagagagagaaaaaaaatgctaaaagaCAGCAGCTCATACTCAGGAGGTAATGTCCTCTTCTGAACACATTACCCATGATTTTGGCAAGATGGTGGCAATTACGCATCTAATTGACCAGACactttttatgtaaaataacgTTTTTAAAGTGCATAACACTAAGATGATTACAGAGACCCACCTGCCCAAgctacaagtgtgtgtgtgtgtgtgtgtgtgtgtgtgtctgtctgtgtgtgtgtgtgtgtgtgtgtgtgtgtgtgtgtaggctcgGATCTATAATCCAAATAGAGATGAATTTGGTTTATCATCTACTCTTAATTAAACCtgattttttgtgtgtttcttggtGCACATATTTTAATAAACACGTGTTAAATGTTGCTTATCGTTATAAACCGGCTCCATTTCTCAATTCAAGCTGCTCTGGTCACAGCTGAGATTTTCTAACCCGTCACTGGATACAGAAGTCAAACTAAAATATAAGGAATATTCTCCATTTATTTCACAACATGGTTCAGCAATACAATATCAAAACGTTGTTTCTACTGTACAAAGTAGAAGCCGCTGGTGGCAGCTCCTCTCCCCGTGCCtcattaaatatatacatttacatattttgtacaCCAGTGTAGTCGATATTTTTGTCGCTCCtgatcaaaaacacaaagattaaGAGACACTGGAGCTCACACTTGTGCTTGAAGGACGTGTCCATGTAGAGGGAACAAGAGTGAGAGtcactaaaactaaacataaaGCTACATGGGTATTTTACAGTTGAGAGTGTCTTGATTGTCCCCCGTCAAGCGccttaaaaacaaaccaaaaaaaaacaaaacaaaaataagggAAATTACAACAAAGCCTCATCAATAACCCACCCACAGCATGTAAGTTTGCCATTTGGTGGATCCATTCATCCACAGCACACCGTCAGTGTATTGCACATCAACGTGTCTTCAGTTATGTAAATGaatcccaaaaaaaaaaaaaggtgagatGATAAGCAGGCCCGCGCCTTTAGGCCGCCAGTTTGTGTAAACAAGGTTATTTTTTTGTACACCACACAGAGCTGGTCTGTCCAGCAACAaccatggtgttaaaaacagAAAGGGGAAAACAGAAAGGACACTCATCAGGCAGTGTAAGCAGGTGGACTCCTGAGGTGGTAccaacattaataataataattagaacaataataataataataataataatataaaacatggGATTTGAATTGTCGGATCAGGTGTAAACGGCCCCCTTATGGAAAATGACACAATAAATTTGCCACAATAGGTCCATGTAGGCCTGACAGtgtgtctcttttcttttttctgtgtgtcttcatTCAGTCAGTTGTACAAaaatatttagtctttttttttttttttcttttttcggatgattttgaaaatatacACCAACTTGTGCCGCAGGTCTCGGCTCTTTTCACACCGGTCTGAGCAGCGGCACGGATGTGACGATGGGATGGGAGTAGTAGACGCCCGGATGCGGGAAGGTGAGCAGCGGCTGGCTCGCAGGCACGTTGGCTCCGGCGCCTCCGCTCTCCGAGGCTGAGTTCTCGTGGTAGAGGATGGGCACCCGGACTATCCTCTGCGCCGCGGCGTGGCTCAGGTTGGCGGCCTCCAGCTCGGCGGCCAGCTGCCTTTTCCACTTGTTCCTCCTGTTCTGGAACCAGATCTTCACCTGAGTCTCCGTCAGGTGGAGGGACGCGGCCAGGCCGGCCCGCTCCGAGCTGCTCAGGTACCGCTTCATGTCGAAGGTGGACTCCAGCTGGAACACCTGGCTCCGGGAGAAAACCGTGCGCGTCTTCTTCTTGCGGCACGGCTTTTTGTCGTCGTCCCTCTTCTTCCACTCCTCCAGCTCGTCTTTCTTGGCCTCCTCGGCGTCGCTTTCCTCCAGGATGATCTCGTCGCCGCTTTTATTGTTGTGctcatcgtcgtcgtcgtcgtcttTCACGTCTGGCTCGGATTTGAGCACCAGGTCCGGCGAGTCTCTGTCCGTGCCCGAGGTTGGAGAGCAGTCTCTGGCTGCTGGTTTGTCTGTGGCTGAAATGGGGGCACAGGGAGAAGTGGTCATAAACACTGGGGCCTCAcgctgcatgtgtttgtggctTTATTACAGCCTGTTGATATTATACAGCCTCAGGTTAAAAcagtgccaaaaaaaacaaacatggcatGTGACATAAACATGAACCATTTCTAAAGCTAGACATGACTGACAACACCATGTTCAAATACATTCAGATAATTCTACTAAAAATGACACCTTTTAGACTAAAGAAATAACATAGCCAAACAAAATATAGGAGCCTGTTTTATTTGCTGGAACAAACCTGGATTGTATAATCTCTCTCCCCTAATTGAACAAGCTTTCAAAATCCTCTTTTGGCCTTTGCATAAAGGTATGATAGTGCCATTCACATCAGCGTGTTTTAAATTCCCCCGTGAATAAATCACAGAGGCAGGCAGGTTAAAGCGCTCAGTGGCCGAGCCTCTGGGGTAAGATGTTCATAGTGGGCGCCAATAGACAAATCAAAAGCACGCTGCGCATCGTCACCCTCATCCGATGATTTGACGACGTCTACTTCATTTTATGCTCAGTGTGCCACTTTATTGATCTATTATCCCGCGTCGTGGCATAACAAAATAGGCCCTCGTAGAGGACAAGGCGTCAAATCCCTCTGTGGCGCGGTAAAGATAAAGCCTGTCACATTATCTCCTCTCACCAAAACGCTCAAAATCTACTTTTATCGCGAACATTTCTGAGGAGGAAGTGCAATGATTGGTTGCTGACAAGATATTGTGTGTCACAAAACGCTCAAGGGATATGATCCTTTAGGGTCCCAgggctgttattttgaaaaataaagttttcccTCAGTAGTTTAATGATTTAGAGAAAAAAACCCTCCAACATCAAGATGGAATTTAGTGGCTAAATGTGTCCCAGTGGCTGTGCTCACAAGTGATTCTCTGTCTGCGcccataatatataataaatattgcTGCTCTTTGGATGTCAGGCTTACCTTCGGTTCTGTGTAGATGGGCGGATGAGCTGAGGGCGTAAGGGTACCACCACGCCGAGGTGCGCTCCAAGTAGTGAGCCGGTAGACTGAATCTCTGTGCGGGCAGGTCAAAGCGTGGAAAGTTGAAGTCCGCGACTTGGGAAAGGGAAAATCCTCCCTCCAAGGCCGCCTTGGTGGCAGCCAGTACGGGCTTAGGTTTGGACGGTTTGCTATCACAGTTCAGCAGGTTCTTAATGAAGAAAGGAGAGTCCTTGGCCGAAGCGCACGTCTCTTGCGTTGTCTCTGGCATCGCTGAGGCTGTGGTCTGAATGCAGGGGACCACGGAAGCAGGAattaaaagagggaaaaaagcgAGGCTGACTTACAGACTGTCGATATCCTGTCTGTGAGGGTCCCTGTTTTATTCTTCTCAGCGGTTTAACGCGGAGACTCGACTTCGCACTCGCAGCGCGCGTCAAAACACGCGTCCTTCTAGGctagaaaaacaaattaaaatgtttaagagataataaaagcaaaacaaaacatgcaggCCTATAAACATGGAGTTGTCTCATTCCGGGCTCTTTCCTCAAGACGCAAACTGTGTCCACCGTGTCAGTCAGTCTGGCGTCTGATgctaatgatgaaataaaaatgtcatccAAGTTAAATGCAGAAAGTATAGGCGATTGGGCATGTACAATGGCAAATGGGATTAAGGGAGAGAcggtgaggagagagagagagggagagagcggagaga
It includes:
- the hmx3a gene encoding homeobox protein HMX3 codes for the protein MPETTQETCASAKDSPFFIKNLLNCDSKPSKPKPVLAATKAALEGGFSLSQVADFNFPRFDLPAQRFSLPAHYLERTSAWWYPYALSSSAHLHRTEATDKPAARDCSPTSGTDRDSPDLVLKSEPDVKDDDDDDEHNNKSGDEIILEESDAEEAKKDELEEWKKRDDDKKPCRKKKTRTVFSRSQVFQLESTFDMKRYLSSSERAGLAASLHLTETQVKIWFQNRRNKWKRQLAAELEAANLSHAAAQRIVRVPILYHENSASESGGAGANVPASQPLLTFPHPGVYYSHPIVTSVPLLRPV